In a single window of the Zea mays cultivar B73 chromosome 5, Zm-B73-REFERENCE-NAM-5.0, whole genome shotgun sequence genome:
- the LOC100282640 gene encoding protein BRE: protein MSPSADAPGPASSASAPPLAPLIAAQLNYLLSHSKLPIRVVQIWSGCRNGRPADRFRLAIPFCLDYVHWDFVYNALSPKVAPDVVFGPEDERFQPLVDYAAAGNGDKSCLARWDCRAPEGLHALVQELRELYIEYQKERVHMVDDARLAFELSTVLSKEGIEVCMVPSADRPDEAKFAVPLLESDFDFAKLVPGCPWRLPQKIHLQVIFPISRSSSYSSMPSAPRLKLISTPDLRSLLSVEDVKLPPWSNGMCLAEYLPALEDSLNGLLVDASASIGSRRRFIEALAPIFGRPLEADPIFCRRATVLSISGMFTFLVHFAIPLQFPKQQPVVTLQSSQHCNADGMPITSPPINDYPWSPRWDQAEMVERIYDFLTDECQNFKKFCSDAITQQK, encoded by the exons ATGTCTCCGTCCGCCGACGCCCCCGGCCCGGCCTCCTCCGCCTCGGCGCCCCCGCTCGCGCCCCTCATCGCCGCGCAGCTCAACTACCTCCTCTCGCACTCCAAGCTGCCCATTAGG GTGGTACAGATCTGGTCCGGCTGCCGCAACGGTCGCCCTGCCGATCGGTTCAGGCTCGCCATCCCCTTCTGCCTCGACTACGTCCACT GGGATTTCGTGTACAATGCGCTGTCTCCCAAGGTGGCACCAGACGTGGTGTTCGGTCCGGAGGATGAGAGGTTCCAGCCGCTGGTCGATTACGCTGCTGCTGGAAATGGCGATAAGAGCTGCTTGGCGCGTTGGGATTGCCGCGcccccgagggactccatgcgctCGTACAGGAGCTTCG AGAATTGTACATTGAATACCAAAAGGAGCGGGTTCACATGGTGGATGACGCGAGACTAGCGTTTGAACTAAGCACAGTTCTCTCTAAGGAG GGGATTGAAGTCTGCATGGTACCTTCTGCTGATAGG CCAGATGAGGCCAAATTTGCTGTACCACTTCTGGAGTCTGACTTTGACTTTGCCAAACTGGTGCCAGGATGTCCTTGGAGATTACCTCAAAAGATCCATCTCCAG GTCATTTTTCCTATCAGCAGGAGTTCAAGCTACTCTTCTATGCCTTCTGCTCCACGACTCAAACTAATCTCAACACCAGATTTGAGGTCACTTCTCTCAGTTGAGGATGTGAAACTCCCTCCATGGTCAAATGGGAT GTGTTTGGCGGAGTATCTTCCTGCTTTAGAAGACAGTCTTAACGGTCTG CTTGTAGATGCGTCGGCTTCAATTGGTTCCAGAAGACGCTTTATTGAGGCACTAGCTCCCATCTTTGGGAGACCATTAGAGGCTGATCCG ATTTTTTGCAGGAGGGCTACAGTTCTTTCCATTTCTGGAATGTTCACATTTCTG GTTCACTTTGCCATCCCCCTTCAATTCCCAAAGCAACAACCTGTCGTCACACTGCAGAGTTCTCAG CACTGTAATGCCGATGGGATGCCTATCACGTCGCCTCCGATAAATGACTATCCCTGGAGTCCTAGATGGGACCAGGCAGAGATGGTTGAACGGATCTA CGACTTCCTGACCGACGAGTGCCAAAATTTCAAGAAGTTCTGCAGCGATGCTATCACTCAGCAGAAGTAG
- the LOC100193011 gene encoding putative DEAD-box ATP-dependent RNA helicase family protein, whose product MANGDAAVEVGGNGEQEAAARQASTFAELGICAELVEACDAMGWKEPTRIQAEAIPHALQGKDLIALAQTGSGKTGAFALPILQELLSNRQAEQSFFACVLSPTRELAIQIAEQFEALGSAIGLRCSVLVGGVDRVQQVLSIGKRPHIVVGTPGRLLDHLTETKGFSLKKIKYLVLDEADKLLNVEFEKSLDDILSEMPKDRRTFLFSATMTKKVNKLQRACLRNPAKVEVSSKYSTVDSLKQEFYFVPADDKDCYLLHVLNERLESMIMIFVRTCESTRLLALMLRNLGLKAMSISGQMSQDKRLGALNRFKAKDCNILICTDVASRGLDIQGVDMVINYDIPMNSKDYVHRVGRTARAGRSGYAVSLVNQYEAQWFVLIEQLLGKKIDQCKVDRDEVLILKGPISDAKRIALTKLKDSGGHKKRRNVGDDDEEVEDHSSHSRRPKSLKRSNRR is encoded by the exons ATGGCGAATGGGGACGCGGCCGTGGAGGTCGGCGGGAACGGGGAGCAGGAAGCCGCGGCGCGCCAGGCGTCGACGTTCGCGGAGCTGGGTATCTGCGCGGAGCTGGTGGAGGCGTGCGACGCCATGGGGTGGAAGGAGCCCACCAGGATCCAGGCCGAGGCCATCCCCCACGCGCTCCAAG GGAAGGACCTGATCGCTCTGGCGCAGACGGGGTCCGGAAAGACGGGCGCGTTCGCGCTGCCCATCCTGCAGGAGCTGCTCAGCAACCGCCAGGCTGAACAGTCTTTCTTCGCTTGCGTGCTCTCGCCAACAAG AGAGCTGGCGATTCAGATCGCAGAGCAGTTTGAGGCGCTTGGATCAGCTATTGGTTTGCGTTGCTCAGTG CTTGTTGGAGGAGTGGATCGGGTGCAGCAAGTGTTATCCATCGGAAAACGTCCACATATTGTA GTTGGAACTCCTGGCCGTCTTTTGGACCATTTGACAGAGACTAAAGGTTTTAGCCTTAAGAAAATCAAGTATTTG GTATTGGATGAAGCTGATAAATTACTTAATGTGGAGTttgagaaatcccttgatgacattcTAAGCGAGATGCCTAAAGACAGGAGGACTTTCCTTTTTTCAGCGACTATGACCAAAAAG GTAAATAAACTGCAACGTGCTTGTCTCAGGAATCCTGCTAAG GTTGAAGTGTCCTCCAAATATTCTACAGTAGATTCACTTAAACAAGAGTTCTATTTTGTTCCTGCAGATGACAAG GATTGCTATCTTCTTCATGTTCTGAACGAGAGGCTGGAGAGCATGATCATGATCTTTGTGCGCACCTGTGAATCTACTAGACTCCTTGCTCTTATGTTGAGGAATCTTGGTTTGAAAGCTATGTCTATCAGTGGCCAGATGAGTCAG GACAAGAGATTAGGTGCTTTGAACAGATTCAAAGCGAAAGATTGCAATATCCTTATTTGCACTGATGTAGCAAGTCGCGGCCTCGACATTCAAGGagttgatatggtcatcaactatgaTATTCCAATGAATTCTAAG GATTATGTTCATCGGGTGGGCAGGACTGCACGTGCAGGGCGATCAGGATACGCTGTATCTTTGGTGAACCAATATGAAGCCCAGTGGTTCGTGCTGATCGAGCAGCTCCTTG GCAAGAAAATTGACCAGTGTAAGGTGGACAGAGATGAAGTCCTTATACTTAAAGGGCCCATATCCGATGCAAAGAGAATTGCGCTGACG AAATTGAAGGATTCCGGTGGCCACAAGAAGCGGAGAAATGTGGGAGATGACGATGAAGAGGTTGAAGATCATTCTTCTCATTCTAGAAGACCGAAATCCTTGAAGAGATCAAACAGACGATGA